GGCCACTACTTGCAGTGGCCGTACCGCACCAGGCGGAATTAAAAAGGAGCTGAATACGTGGAGACGCATGGTGAAAAACTATTAGCTAAGCGTGAGTAACAAGGAAATTAATGCAGGTAATTGCGGCTGATTAATTAACCATTCTGCAATCAACCATTAATTCAATTTGAATTAAACGCACCTCTCCTGTTCAAATAAAAACGGCGTTTTATTTGCGAAGTAATTACACGAAAAAGCCCGGCTTTTACTGGGCCGGGCTTGTCTGGTTCGTGGGGTTTACGCCGAGGCTATCGACGTTTCCGACAAAGAAGAGAAGCACGGCCGCACCGATTCCAGAGGCCGCAATCGGGCCGTTTCGAGAACTGCTTGGGCAGGTAACTGGGGCGGATATTAGGCATGGGGTGAAAGAGTTAAGCGGTTGATAACCGGCTGGCAACAAAAAACCCGAGCTTGTGGGCTCGGGCGGTGTCAGGTTTCAGCAGAGCTGAAATCAGGCAAACGTACCGAGCGGAAGCAGCCGACCGGGCTGCATCTTATCCGAATTGCTGGTGAATAGTTCGTGGCGGTACATGGTTGTTTGCTTTTGGTGCGACAAAGGTTTGCAATTAATTTTTATTGCGCAAATTATTTTCGAAATAATTTTTAAATATTTTTCATAAACCACAAATTGGCCCGAATAAACCAGATTTTATGCGCAACAAATCCGAGCTGTTTTATTACCATCAATAAACTCCACCTCCGCATTTCGGGTATTACGGCCACATGCCGCGCCTCGCCACTTCCGACCACTACACCCTCGACCTGCCCGCCGGACACCGGTTCCCCATCGCCAAATACGCGCTGATTCGGGAGCAGCTGCTGTGGCAGGGCATTGCCGCACCAGAGGACTTTTACGAGCCCGGCCTGTGCGCCGAAGCCGATGTGCTGCGGGTGCACACCGCCGAATATTGGCACAAGGTGCGCGACCTGGAGCTGAGCGCCGCCGAAGTGCGCCGCCTGGGCTTGCCACAAAGCCCGCAGCTGGTGCGCCGCTCGCTGAGCAGTAGCGCGGGCACGCTGCAATCGGCACTGCACGCCCTGCACGACGGCGTGGGCCTGAACCTGGCCGGTGGCACCCACCATGCTTTTGCCGACCGCGGCGAAGGGTTCTGCGTGCTCAACGACCAAGCCATTGCCGCCGCGCACCTGCTGGCACACGGCTTGGCGAAGCAGATTTTGATTGTGGACCTCGACGTGCACCAGGGCGACGGCACGGCCGCCATTTTCCAGCACGAGCCACGGGTTTTTACTTTTTCGATGCACGCCGGGGCCAATTACCCGTTGCGCAAGGAAAAGTCTGACCTGGATGTGGCCCTGGAACTGGGCACCGGCGACGCGGAGTATTTGCACCTATTAACGACCACCCTGCCGTCGCTGGTGGAGAACGTGCAGCCCGATTTCATCTTCTACCAGGCCGGCGTGGATGTGCTGGCCACCGACAAGCTGGGCAAGCTGGCCCTCACGCCGGCCGGCTGCCGCCAGCGCGACGAATTGGTGCTGGGCCTATGCCGCGCCCGGCGTTTGCCGGTGGCCGTGAGCATGGGCGGCGGCTATTCCGAGCGGTTGGCCGACATCGTGGACGCGCACTGCAACACGTTTCGAGTGGCATTTGAGCTGTGGCCGTAGGTGCAGGGCTTGTCCCGGCCCGGCGGTGAAGTGAATCGCGCCAGCGGCGGGCGGGGGCCAGCCCCGCACCCTACGCCGTAATTTTGCAGGCTATGAAAAAATCTGATTCCGCCCACCCGGCGCCTATCACCGTTCCCGTCAGGGTGGAGGAAACGCCCGCGGGCACGCCGGCCCAAC
This DNA window, taken from Hymenobacter sp. 5317J-9, encodes the following:
- a CDS encoding histone deacetylase, which translates into the protein MPRLATSDHYTLDLPAGHRFPIAKYALIREQLLWQGIAAPEDFYEPGLCAEADVLRVHTAEYWHKVRDLELSAAEVRRLGLPQSPQLVRRSLSSSAGTLQSALHALHDGVGLNLAGGTHHAFADRGEGFCVLNDQAIAAAHLLAHGLAKQILIVDLDVHQGDGTAAIFQHEPRVFTFSMHAGANYPLRKEKSDLDVALELGTGDAEYLHLLTTTLPSLVENVQPDFIFYQAGVDVLATDKLGKLALTPAGCRQRDELVLGLCRARRLPVAVSMGGGYSERLADIVDAHCNTFRVAFELWP